In one window of Pseudomonas putida DNA:
- a CDS encoding metallophosphoesterase, translating to MMLDPARSFDIIGDVHGCALTLERLLDTLGYTRTGGVWRHPRRQALFLGDIVDRGPRIREALHIVHDMVEAGQAHCIMGNHEYNALGWVTPALPGSGKAFVREHTPRHARLIDETLTQFAQHPGDWHDFIQWFYTLPLFVDAGRFRLVHACWDHQLIAQLRAQYPDGRIDEHFVQASAVSGSFASTVCNRLLRGTDMRLPDGLTLTGGDGLTRAFFRTKFWEEDPQTYGDIVFQPDALPEEVARAPLSHSQKNALLRYSEDEPLLFVGHYWRSGHPAPIRANLACLDYSAVLYGKLAAYRLDDETRIDPHKFVWVDVDRPQASQ from the coding sequence CTGATGCTCGATCCGGCACGCAGTTTCGACATCATCGGCGACGTTCACGGTTGTGCGTTGACCCTCGAACGCCTGCTCGACACCCTTGGCTACACGCGGACGGGCGGTGTCTGGCGCCATCCGCGGCGCCAGGCGCTGTTCCTCGGCGACATCGTCGACCGTGGCCCGCGCATCCGCGAGGCGCTGCATATCGTCCACGACATGGTCGAAGCCGGCCAGGCCCACTGCATCATGGGCAATCACGAGTACAACGCCCTGGGCTGGGTCACGCCGGCACTCCCCGGCAGCGGCAAGGCCTTCGTGCGTGAGCACACGCCGCGTCATGCCCGCCTGATCGACGAGACCCTCACCCAGTTCGCCCAGCATCCCGGCGACTGGCACGATTTCATCCAGTGGTTCTACACCCTGCCGCTGTTCGTCGACGCCGGGCGTTTCCGTCTGGTGCATGCCTGCTGGGATCATCAACTGATCGCACAGTTGCGCGCCCAGTACCCGGACGGCCGTATCGACGAACACTTCGTGCAGGCCTCGGCGGTGTCGGGAAGCTTCGCCTCGACCGTGTGCAACCGCCTGCTGCGCGGCACCGACATGCGCCTGCCGGACGGTCTCACGCTGACCGGCGGCGACGGTCTGACCCGCGCCTTCTTCCGCACCAAGTTCTGGGAAGAAGACCCACAAACCTATGGCGACATCGTGTTCCAACCTGATGCGCTGCCCGAGGAAGTGGCCCGCGCGCCGCTCAGCCACAGCCAGAAGAACGCGCTGCTGCGTTATTCGGAGGATGAGCCACTGCTGTTCGTCGGCCATTACTGGCGCAGCGGCCACCCCGCGCCGATTCGCGCCAACCTGGCCTGCCTGGACTACAGCGCGGTGCTCTACGGCAAGCTGGCCGCCTACCGACTGGACGACGAAACCCGCATCGACCCGCACAAGTTCGTCTGGGTCGATGTCGACCGACCGCAGGCCAGCCAATGA
- a CDS encoding rhomboid family intramembrane serine protease — translation MNVVEVMRLPLGVDLSGFVALLRRLEVPHRVVEEGSEQVLWVPPAMAAQVLDLYRRYPDGNADVEPVMDAGLPASEPARPPLKEQLRACKVTAGMLLLCMAVVGLTGLGENLSTLSWFTFQDYQVQGDYLYFVPLAQSLGEGQWWRLVSPMLLHFGVLHLAMNGLWYWELGRRIELRQGPWALLALTLVFSLVSNLAQHFIGGPNLFGGLSGVLYGLLGYLWLYQWLAPTPLFSLPRGVLVMMLIWLVICLSGVVGQLGFGQIANAAHVGGLLIGCLTGLLGGLLARRKLSA, via the coding sequence ATGAACGTGGTCGAAGTGATGCGTCTGCCGCTGGGTGTCGACCTCAGTGGTTTCGTTGCCCTGTTGCGGCGCCTCGAGGTGCCGCACCGGGTGGTCGAGGAGGGCAGTGAGCAGGTGCTCTGGGTACCGCCCGCCATGGCCGCCCAGGTGCTTGACCTCTACCGGCGCTACCCTGACGGCAATGCCGACGTGGAGCCGGTCATGGACGCAGGCTTGCCGGCGAGCGAGCCGGCCCGGCCCCCGCTGAAGGAACAGTTGCGCGCCTGCAAGGTTACCGCGGGGATGCTGCTGCTGTGCATGGCCGTCGTTGGCTTGACCGGCCTGGGCGAAAACCTCTCGACCCTGAGCTGGTTCACCTTCCAGGACTACCAGGTACAGGGCGACTACCTCTATTTCGTGCCGCTGGCCCAGAGCCTGGGCGAGGGCCAGTGGTGGCGCCTGGTGTCGCCCATGCTGCTGCACTTCGGCGTTCTGCACCTGGCCATGAACGGGCTGTGGTACTGGGAGCTGGGGCGGCGCATCGAATTGCGCCAGGGGCCCTGGGCGTTGCTGGCGCTGACCCTGGTGTTCAGCCTGGTGTCGAACCTGGCCCAGCATTTCATCGGCGGCCCGAACCTGTTCGGTGGCTTGTCCGGAGTGCTCTATGGCTTGCTCGGTTACCTCTGGCTCTACCAGTGGCTGGCGCCCACCCCATTGTTCAGCCTGCCTCGCGGCGTGCTGGTGATGATGCTCATCTGGCTGGTGATCTGCCTCAGTGGTGTGGTCGGCCAGCTCGGCTTCGGCCAGATCGCCAATGCCGCACACGTCGGCGGGCTGCTCATCGGATGCCTGACAGGCCTCTTGGGTGGACTGCTGGCGCGGCGTAAACTGTCGGCTTGA
- a CDS encoding YeaC family protein produces MSTFAQMIENITPEIYQSLKTAVEIGKWSDGRKLTAEQKELSLQAVIAWEIQNLPEEERTGYMGPQECASKSAPIPNILFKSDSVH; encoded by the coding sequence ATGTCCACTTTCGCGCAAATGATCGAAAACATCACCCCCGAGATCTACCAGAGCCTGAAGACGGCGGTGGAAATCGGCAAATGGTCCGATGGCCGCAAGCTCACCGCCGAGCAGAAGGAGCTGTCGCTGCAAGCGGTGATTGCCTGGGAAATCCAGAACCTGCCCGAGGAAGAGCGCACCGGCTACATGGGGCCGCAGGAATGCGCCTCCAAGTCCGCGCCGATCCCCAACATCCTGTTCAAGTCGGACTCGGTACATTGA